The following proteins are encoded in a genomic region of Pyxicephalus adspersus chromosome 9, UCB_Pads_2.0, whole genome shotgun sequence:
- the LOC140337927 gene encoding 3-galactosyl-N-acetylglucosaminide 4-alpha-L-fucosyltransferase FUT3-like yields the protein MAKQSRTKLLFFTFVFLVILFLCVWISRQVSGMSQDQIKYPKFIEPKQPLAQKETSNTQLLILVWTWPFHETFPLDTCQSAFGISGCILTVDRNLLGQADAVILHHYDVMYSQDLPHGPRPQHQHWVWFNIEPPIVTKNLNIFDNLINMTMTYREDSDIFLPYGFLKPLKEPGNFQIPTKSRLVAWVVSKWYPGARRNSYYEELKKYIHIDVYGKNHQKLSWEDFDKTLSHYKFYLAFENCEHKDYITEKLWSNSFIMGLVPVVLGPPRKNYERFIPPDSFIHVDDFSSPKELAEFLINLDKDNARYEQYFRWKSKYKVVREIGWDNIYCKACRGIQQQNSYNYIPSVEKWFLK from the coding sequence ATGGCAAAACAATCACGCACAAAGTTACTATTCTTCACCTTTGTTTTCTTGGTTATCCTTTTCCTATGTGTGTGGATCTCCAGACAAGTCTCAGGCATGAGTCAGGATCAGATCAAATATCCTAAATTTATAGAACCGAAACAACCTTTAGCACAAAAGGAAACAAGTAATACCCAGCTTCTTATTCTAGTCTGGACCTGGCCTTTTCATGAAACATTTCCTCTGGACACTTGCCAATCTGCTTTTGGAATTTCAGGATGCATTTTGACAGTAGACCGTAACTTGTTGGGTCAAGCTGATGCTGTGATTCTTCATCATTATGATGTTATGTACAGTCAGGACCTCCCGCATGGACCACGGCCTCAACACCAACATTGGGTGTGGTTCAACATTGAGCCTCCCATCGTCACTAAGAATCTGAATATTTTTGACAACCTCATAAACATGACAATGACCTACAGAGAGGATTCTGATATTTTTCTTCCCTATGGTTTTCTAAAGCCATTGAAGGAACCAGGCAATTTCCAAATTCCAACCAAGTCCAGGTTAGTAGCCTGGGTAGTTAGCAAATGGTACCCAGGAGCTCGGAGAAACAGCTACTATGAGGAGCTGAAGAAGTACATTCATATAGATGTATATGGCAAGAATCACCAGAAATTGAGCTGGGAAGACTTTGACAAAACCCTTTCCCATTACAAGTTTTACCTTGCCTTTGAAAACTGTGAACATAAGGATTACATTACTGAGAAGCTGTGGAGTAACTCTTTTATAATGGGATTAGTGCCTGTGGTACTTGGGCCCCCTCGTAAAAACTATGAACGGTTCATCCCACCTGACTCCTTCATTCACGTTGATGACTTCTCCAGTCCAAAAGAACTTGCAGAGTTTTTAATCAACTTGGACAAAGACAACGCAAGATATGAGCAATATTTTAGGTGGAAATCAAAATATAAGGTTGTCAGAGAGATAGGCTGGGATAATATTTACTGCAAAGCATGCAGGGGGATTCAGCAGCAGAACAGTTACAATTATATACCAAGTGTGGAAAAGTGGTTTCTCAAATAA